The Psychrobacillus sp. FSL K6-4046 DNA window GAGACTGTAGATTTACCTACTCCACCTTTACCCGATGCAATCGAGATGATTTTTACTTTACTGTTTGGAGAAAGAATATCTTCGCTATCGCTTTCTTTCCCTTTTCCTCTGAACTGCTCCAATACTTCTTTAGGAAGCTCCTCAAAACGAATACCTACAGTATTTGCACCAGCGTTTTTTAACACTTCAACCACTTTTGTTTGTAATTGCATCTGCTCCGCAGAGTTGATCTTAGCGATTGCAAGCTTAACGCTAACATGATTCTTTTCTTCTTTTATTGAAACTTGAGAGATACCATTCGTTTCTTCAAGCGTTCTATGTAAAAACGGATCGTTTAATTCCCCAAGTAATGTACGAACTTGATTCTCATTAATCATTGTGTAGACACTCCCCTTTAGTTAACTATTCGCAATATAGTATACCATATACGAGTGTCTACCATCCCATCAACGGCTCAATAAATGCTTTCTTCTACAAATACACCTATCCCTTTAGCTATAGCATTTACCATCTCATTTTGATATTTGTCTGATGTAAGTAACTCTCTTTCCTCTGTATTACTTATAAACCCTGTTTCTACTAATACCGCTGGGGCTTTTGCTTTCTTTAAAATGTATACTTGTTTAATAGCTAGAGCTTCTCGTTCTGTATTCCCTATATTTGTTCTAATGGAAGATTGAATAGACTTAGCCAACAGCTGACCACCTTCATGTCCTTCTGCGTGGTAGAAAACTTGAGCACCTCTCCATCTTTCCTCTGGCACAGCATTCACGTGCATACTAATAACCATATCCGGCTCAGAGTTATTCATTATCTCCTCACGAAGCAGAAGGTCAGCTCGTTTTCTAGCTCTTGTAGTTGGAAAGTCCTCATCTGGTGAATGTTCAGCTACAGCGTCTCCTTCTTTAGTTCTTGTCATAACTACGGTTGCACCTTGAGACTTCAATAACTTCTCTAGTTTAAGAGACATAGCTAATGTAATATCTCTTTCCACTATTTCTCCATAACTAGCGCCGCCATCCATACCACCATGGCCTGGATCAATCACAATCTTTACCCCACTCAAAGGCTCTGGTAGGAAGAAACCAATATCACTTGCTCTCGTACTGTACGTTACAGCTAATAGAGTGACAAAAAATAAAACCCCAATTGTTAACCATTTCTTCAGATTAATCGCCCCTTTTTCACTCATTATACGTACGAGGGACAAAGAGTATGATTAGATTCTAGGCTTCATTTTAGAACTTATCCAAAACGAGGGAACTGATAAAACTGTAATAATAGATATGATAAAGAACACGACTGCTCCAGCTCCTATGTTGTCTAAAAGTATGCCTCCCAAACTAGGAGCAATTATTCTTCCTATAGACTTAACTCCGGTTAGAGCGAAGTAAGTTCCTTTCTCATGATCCTCGCACATACTGTCTATATGTATATCTACCATTGTAAATACGAGCACCTCTCCAGCAGTGAAGATTATCATTGCTCCAATCAAAACAATAATATTAGGACTTTGGCCAAATATTAATAACCCTAAGGATAACATCCCACTTCCTATCATGAGAGAAGTAGTCGTACTAATCCGCTCTCCAAGCTTATAAACAAAATATTGAATGATAAGAACCGTAATAGCATTCGTAGTGATCAACCATGCAAAATATTGTACAGCAAGCTCAGCGTCAAACGTCCTTCCGAGATATTGGCTGAAGGTCGAATCAAACTGACTGTATCCAAAGGTTACAAAAATAAGAGCTAGTACAAAAATGCTAAACGCATAATCTTTTTTAAATACATAAAAAGATTGAAAAATAGATGATTTACTTGCACTAGCCACTTGCCTCACCATTGGATACTTCTTAAACAACACTAAAAATGTAATAATGTTAATTAAAAAGATAAAACCTACTCCAAAGAATATATTCTCTAGCCCAAAACGCTGAAAATAGACAGAAGTAAGGGGAGCTACAGCAGCAGAAATATTAATCAAGAAATATCGGATATTAAAAATTAGTCTTCTATTCTCTGGCTCCGTATACAGACTCAATAGAACACGATAGGTCGGTTCTACAATCGATTGACTCATCCCAAGAACAATAGCAAAAATGATAAATCCTGCGTATTGATCTATAAATGGAAAATATATATAACACGCAAGATACCCAGCTAAGCCCGTAATGATTACTTTATTTTTAGGAAATTTATCAATATAAGGACCAATAAAAAAACTCATAATAAGTCCTGAAAATGCAAGAGTGGAAAGTATAGCTCCAATTTGCATGCCCGTATAGTCAAACTCATTCAATAAAAATAAAGTTAGGTATGGAATAACTAAAAATGTTCCAAATCTCGCTAAGAAAATGCTCACCAAAATGGTGGAGGTAACAACATTAAATTTTTTTCTCATTTCAACCCTGCTTCTCTCTATTTTTCGTATTCATATAAGCAAACTTGCTTGTCACCCAAGATTATTTCTTTTGCTAGTCTCATTCCTGTCTTCTCTGCTACCTTCCTAGATGCTAGGTTCCCCTTCTGAACAAGCGATATATACCTATCTTCTCCTAGCTGGCTCAACCCTCTTTCTAACAAAGATTTTGCAGCTTCACTTGCATAACCATTTCCCCAATGCTCTCTAGCAATCCAATAACCAACTTCTAGTTCTTCTCTTCCCTCTATCACCTGTGGGACAAGTAGCTTTAATCCATACTCCTTGTTTAGCTCATAATGTTGGAATATCCATTGTAAGAAATTTACGGATTCCTCCCGGTTTCTTGGCTTTCCACTCCCTATAAACCTCATCATTTTCTCATCCGACAGCATCGAATATAGAAATTTAAAGTCATCCTCTGTATAAGAACGGAACATTAATCGTTCAGATGAAAACAATTCCCCCACCTCCAATATGTATAATTGCTAACTTAATATACACCTTCGCAATTTATGCTACAATCACTATTTCGGCAGAAGATAAATTTTTCTTAATAATTTGTTATTAAATAATAATTTCCCAGGTAATAAATATTTCCATTATGATAAAAAGGTAGATTAAGGTGCTGAAGACCCAATCTACCTTTCTCGTTAACCTATTTTTTTTACTAAGTAATATTGTTTACCATCCTTCGTAGGAAAATCATCCACAATCCCAATTTCTTCGTAACCAAATTTTTTATAAAAATTCGGGGCTTGAAAGCTAAAGGTATCTAATTGTATAAGCTTACAGCCATGTTCTATCGCAAATTCTTCTATCCTAGTTAGCAGCTCTTTACCGTGACCCTGCCCT harbors:
- a CDS encoding N-acetylmuramoyl-L-alanine amidase — translated: MKKWLTIGVLFFVTLLAVTYSTRASDIGFFLPEPLSGVKIVIDPGHGGMDGGASYGEIVERDITLAMSLKLEKLLKSQGATVVMTRTKEGDAVAEHSPDEDFPTTRARKRADLLLREEIMNNSEPDMVISMHVNAVPEERWRGAQVFYHAEGHEGGQLLAKSIQSSIRTNIGNTEREALAIKQVYILKKAKAPAVLVETGFISNTEERELLTSDKYQNEMVNAIAKGIGVFVEESIY
- a CDS encoding MFS transporter, producing MRKKFNVVTSTILVSIFLARFGTFLVIPYLTLFLLNEFDYTGMQIGAILSTLAFSGLIMSFFIGPYIDKFPKNKVIITGLAGYLACYIYFPFIDQYAGFIIFAIVLGMSQSIVEPTYRVLLSLYTEPENRRLIFNIRYFLINISAAVAPLTSVYFQRFGLENIFFGVGFIFLINIITFLVLFKKYPMVRQVASASKSSIFQSFYVFKKDYAFSIFVLALIFVTFGYSQFDSTFSQYLGRTFDAELAVQYFAWLITTNAITVLIIQYFVYKLGERISTTTSLMIGSGMLSLGLLIFGQSPNIIVLIGAMIIFTAGEVLVFTMVDIHIDSMCEDHEKGTYFALTGVKSIGRIIAPSLGGILLDNIGAGAVVFFIISIITVLSVPSFWISSKMKPRI
- a CDS encoding GNAT family N-acetyltransferase, translating into MFSSERLMFRSYTEDDFKFLYSMLSDEKMMRFIGSGKPRNREESVNFLQWIFQHYELNKEYGLKLLVPQVIEGREELEVGYWIAREHWGNGYASEAAKSLLERGLSQLGEDRYISLVQKGNLASRKVAEKTGMRLAKEIILGDKQVCLYEYEK